The DNA segment ACTGCTCGACCTCGGCGAAGATGTTCTCCGGGTTGCGGTTGAGCTCCAGCTTCCCGATCTCGATCGGCGGGTAGTCCTCGTGCGGCCAGACCTTGGTCAGGTCGAACGGGTTGAAGCGGTAGTTGGCCGCGTCGGCCACCGGCATGACCTGGATCTGCACGGTCCAGGACGGGAAGTCACCGCGCTCGATGGACTCACGCAGGTCGCGCTGGTGGCTGTCCGGGTCCACGCCCGAGAGGCGGTTGGCCTCGTCGGTGGTGAGGTTCTTGATGCCCTGGTCGGTCTTGAAGTGGTACTTGACCCAGAAGGCTTCGCCCTCCGCGTTGTTCCACTGGTACGTGTGCGAGCCGTACCCGTTCATGTGGCGGAAGGTCGCCGGGATGCCGCGGTCACCGAAGAGCCAGGTCACCTGGTGGGTCGACTCGGGGCTGAGACCCCAGAAGTCCCAGACGTTGTCGGCCTCCTGCGAACCGGTGTACGGGTCGCGCTTCTGGGTGTGGATGAAGTCGGGGAACTTGATGGCGTCCTTGATGAAGAAGACGGGCGTGTTGTTCCCGACGAGGTCGTAGTTCCCCTCCTCCGTGTAGAACTTCAGCGCGAAGCCGCGGGGGTCACGCACCGCGTCCGCCGAACCGAGGTTGCCCGCCACGGTCGAGAAGCGCAGGAAGGTCTCGGTCTGCTTGCCGACCTCGGAGAGGAACTTCGCGCGCGTCCACTGCGAGACGTCGCGGGTCAGCGTGAAGGTGCCGTACGCGCCTGCGCCGCGGGCGTGCACGATGCGCTCCGGAATGCGCTCACGGTTGAAGTGCGCGAGCTTCTCGAGGAGCAGCTGGTCCTGCACCAGAACCGGACCACCGGCGCCTGCGGTCTCGCTGTTCTGGTTGTCGGCAACCGGAGCTCCGGTCTCCGTGGTGAGTGGTCCCTGCGTCACGTGCGCCTCCTGCGTCATTCCTGCTGTGTCCTGTCCCTTGGCGTGTGCCGCTCCCG comes from the Streptomyces sp. NBC_01471 genome and includes:
- a CDS encoding catalase, with product MTQEAHVTQGPLTTETGAPVADNQNSETAGAGGPVLVQDQLLLEKLAHFNRERIPERIVHARGAGAYGTFTLTRDVSQWTRAKFLSEVGKQTETFLRFSTVAGNLGSADAVRDPRGFALKFYTEEGNYDLVGNNTPVFFIKDAIKFPDFIHTQKRDPYTGSQEADNVWDFWGLSPESTHQVTWLFGDRGIPATFRHMNGYGSHTYQWNNAEGEAFWVKYHFKTDQGIKNLTTDEANRLSGVDPDSHQRDLRESIERGDFPSWTVQIQVMPVADAANYRFNPFDLTKVWPHEDYPPIEIGKLELNRNPENIFAEVEQSTFSPANFVPGIGPSPDKMLQGRLFAYGDAHRYRVGINADHLPVNRPHAAEVNTNYRDGVLYDGRHKGSKNYEPNSFGGPFQTDRRLWNSTQVSGATGNHPAPSHAEDDDFVQPGNLYRQMTEDEKGRLVENLAGFISKVSRDDIAERAVNNFRQADGDLGKRLEAAVQALRA